A window of the Deinococcus gobiensis I-0 genome harbors these coding sequences:
- the guaA gene encoding glutamine-hydrolyzing GMP synthase — protein sequence MSVVILDFGSQFTRLIARRFRELGAYSVILPGTASLERIRQENPQGVVLSGGPSSVYDEGAPRPAPGVLDLDVPVLGVCYGMQFLAHEAGGDVKRAGKREYGKADLTRYGGQLFAGIQGEFVAWMSHSDSVTRLPEGYEVVAETEDTPVTAIENPVTRRYGVQFHPEVVHTPKGGQLLANFLEICGVTRDWNAEHIIEELVDGVRAQVGDGRVLLAISGGVDSSTLGLLLARAVGEKLTAVFIDHGLLRLGEREQVEAALRPLGVNLVTVDARAEFMAALEGVSDPEQKRKIIGREFIRAFEREAREYGPFDFLAQGTLYPDVIESAGGEGAANIKSHHNVGGLPDDLAFKLVEPFRTLFKDEVREIARLLGLPDAVRMRHPFPGPGLAIRCLGAISEEKLDILKRVDDIFISGLREFGLYDGCSQALAILTPIQSVGVMGDERTYSYTAALRAVTTDDFMTAEWARLPYDFLATMSNRIVNQVHEINRVVYDITGKPPATIEWE from the coding sequence GTGAGTGTCGTCATTCTCGACTTCGGCAGCCAGTTCACGCGCCTGATCGCCCGGCGGTTCCGTGAACTCGGCGCATACAGCGTCATTCTTCCGGGCACGGCGAGCCTGGAACGCATCCGGCAGGAGAACCCCCAGGGCGTCGTGCTGTCGGGCGGCCCCAGCAGCGTCTACGACGAGGGCGCGCCCCGCCCCGCCCCCGGCGTCCTAGACCTCGACGTGCCGGTGCTGGGCGTGTGCTACGGCATGCAGTTCCTCGCCCACGAGGCGGGCGGCGACGTCAAGCGCGCGGGCAAACGCGAGTACGGCAAGGCCGACCTGACGCGCTACGGCGGGCAGCTCTTCGCGGGTATCCAGGGCGAGTTCGTCGCGTGGATGAGCCACAGCGACTCGGTGACCCGCCTGCCCGAAGGCTACGAGGTCGTGGCCGAGACCGAGGACACGCCCGTGACCGCCATCGAGAACCCGGTGACGCGGCGCTACGGCGTGCAGTTTCACCCCGAGGTCGTGCATACGCCCAAGGGCGGGCAGCTGCTCGCCAACTTCCTGGAGATCTGCGGCGTGACGCGCGACTGGAACGCCGAGCACATCATCGAGGAACTCGTGGACGGCGTGCGCGCGCAGGTCGGGGACGGCCGCGTGCTGCTCGCCATCTCGGGCGGGGTGGACAGCTCCACGCTGGGGCTGCTGCTGGCGCGCGCGGTCGGCGAGAAGCTGACGGCGGTGTTCATCGACCACGGCCTGCTGCGGCTGGGCGAGCGCGAACAGGTCGAGGCGGCCCTGCGGCCCCTGGGCGTGAACCTCGTGACGGTGGACGCCCGCGCCGAGTTCATGGCGGCCCTGGAAGGCGTGTCGGACCCCGAGCAGAAGCGCAAGATCATCGGCCGCGAGTTCATCCGCGCCTTCGAGCGCGAGGCCCGTGAGTACGGTCCCTTCGACTTCCTGGCGCAGGGCACGCTGTACCCCGACGTGATCGAGTCGGCGGGCGGCGAGGGCGCGGCGAACATCAAGAGCCACCACAACGTCGGCGGCCTGCCCGACGACCTCGCCTTCAAGCTCGTGGAGCCTTTCCGCACGCTGTTCAAGGACGAGGTGCGCGAGATCGCCCGTCTGCTGGGGCTGCCCGACGCCGTACGCATGCGCCATCCCTTCCCCGGCCCCGGCCTCGCCATCCGCTGTCTGGGGGCCATCAGCGAGGAGAAGCTCGACATCCTCAAGCGGGTGGACGACATCTTCATCTCGGGGCTGCGCGAGTTCGGGCTGTACGACGGCTGCTCGCAGGCGCTGGCGATCCTCACGCCCATCCAGTCGGTCGGCGTGATGGGCGACGAGCGGACCTATTCCTACACCGCCGCCCTGCGCGCCGTGACCACCGACGACTTCATGACCGCCGAGTGGGCGAGGTTGCCTTACGACTTCCTGGCGACCATGAGCAACCGCATCGTGAATCAGGTCCACGAGATCAACCGCGTGGTCTACGACATCACGGGCAAGCCGCCGGCCACCATCGAGTGGGAATGA
- the glnA gene encoding type I glutamate--ammonia ligase, which translates to MTSPDSKNPLSKTQAAKKSPAPDKTAPTRQHILDELQRGEVKFLRLQFTDILGTTKNVEVPGSQFEKALNGDVTFDGSAVEGFTRVEESDMLLRPDLSTFLIYPQFSREEGERGRVARLICDVTLPDGTPFGGDPRQVLQRQVERARQLGFEMFVGTEPEFFLFERTPGGLGSTVTHDKAGYFDLAPIDKGERIRREIVNKLLQMGFDIEAAHHEVAPGQHEIDFRYAPALETADRIATFKFVVKRVALEYGLLASFLPKPLENVNGSGMHCHLSLFKDGQNAFADPEREYGLSQTALHFIAGLLDHAEGIAAVTNPLVNSYKRLVPGFEAPVNIAWSTSNRSALIRIPAKRGNSTRAEVRMPDPSCNPYLALAAMLAAGLDGIEQKMEPPPAIQRNIFKMTVREKRHHRVKELPADLREAVDELEKDEVIARALGEHVMDHFVAAKRAEWRQYSATVHQWELDRYLDLI; encoded by the coding sequence ATGACGTCCCCAGATTCCAAGAACCCGTTGTCCAAGACCCAGGCGGCGAAAAAATCGCCCGCCCCCGACAAGACCGCACCGACCCGCCAGCACATCCTCGACGAGTTGCAGCGGGGCGAGGTCAAATTTCTCCGGCTCCAGTTCACCGATATCCTGGGCACGACCAAGAACGTCGAGGTGCCGGGGTCGCAGTTCGAGAAGGCCCTGAACGGCGACGTGACCTTCGACGGCAGCGCGGTCGAAGGCTTCACGCGCGTCGAGGAGTCCGACATGCTGCTGCGCCCGGACCTCTCGACCTTCCTGATCTACCCGCAGTTCTCGCGCGAGGAAGGCGAACGCGGGCGCGTGGCCCGGCTGATCTGCGACGTGACGCTGCCCGACGGCACGCCCTTCGGGGGCGACCCCCGGCAGGTGCTTCAGCGGCAGGTCGAGCGCGCCCGGCAGCTCGGCTTCGAGATGTTCGTGGGCACCGAGCCGGAGTTCTTCCTGTTCGAGCGCACGCCCGGCGGGCTGGGCAGCACGGTCACGCACGACAAGGCGGGGTATTTCGACCTCGCGCCCATCGACAAGGGCGAGCGCATCCGCCGCGAGATCGTGAACAAGCTGCTCCAGATGGGCTTCGACATCGAAGCCGCGCACCACGAGGTCGCGCCCGGGCAGCACGAGATCGACTTCCGCTACGCGCCGGCGCTGGAAACCGCCGACCGCATCGCCACCTTCAAGTTCGTGGTCAAGCGGGTGGCGCTGGAGTACGGCCTGCTGGCGAGCTTCCTGCCCAAGCCGCTGGAGAACGTGAACGGCAGCGGGATGCACTGTCACCTGAGCCTGTTCAAAGACGGCCAGAACGCCTTCGCCGACCCCGAGCGGGAGTACGGCCTCTCGCAGACGGCGCTGCACTTCATCGCCGGGCTGCTCGACCACGCCGAGGGCATCGCGGCCGTCACCAACCCGCTGGTGAACAGCTACAAACGCCTCGTGCCCGGCTTCGAGGCCCCGGTGAACATCGCCTGGAGCACGAGCAACCGCTCGGCCCTCATCCGGATTCCGGCCAAGCGCGGCAACTCGACCCGCGCCGAGGTGCGGATGCCCGACCCGAGCTGCAATCCGTACCTGGCCCTGGCCGCCATGCTCGCCGCCGGACTCGACGGCATCGAGCAGAAGATGGAGCCGCCGCCCGCCATCCAGCGCAACATCTTCAAGATGACGGTGCGCGAGAAGCGCCACCACCGCGTCAAGGAACTGCCCGCCGACCTGCGCGAGGCCGTGGACGAACTGGAAAAGGACGAGGTGATCGCCCGCGCGCTCGGCGAACACGTCATGGACCATTTCGTGGCCGCCAAGCGCGCCGAGTGGCGGCAGTACAGCGCGACCGTGCATCAGTGGGAGCTCGACCGGTACCTCGACCTGATCTGA
- a CDS encoding glutamine synthetase III, whose protein sequence is MNPDFDVRSAARNWDVDKTTTATPVELVNDLFASDVLTLEQLKTRLSKPAYKSLQATVERGAQLDASIADTVALAMKTWAMEKGATHYTHWFQPLTGSTAEKHDSFLNPAGDGVAIMSFSGKELIQAEPDASSFPSGGLRATFEARGYTAWDPSSPAFIIRHTNGATLCIPSVFASWTGEALDLKTPLLRSVEALNKAVTPALKLFGASEGTRVGSSLGAEQEYFLIDEEYYYRRTDLVMSGRTLFGAQPPRGQELEDHYFGAIPDRVLSFMTDAEMQLYALGIPVKTRHNEVAPGQFEIAPIFEDSNIAADHQQLIMQVLRTTARKYGLVALLHEKPFAGINGSGKHCNWSMSTNKGENLLDPGDTPHENMQFLFFCSAVIKAVDEHQDLLRACVASASNDHRLGANEAPPAILSIFLGSELTDIFDRLVSGQGGAGKSAGLMGLGSSVLPEIPVHAGDRNRTSPFAFTGNKFEFRAVGSSQSISFPITVLNTIVADAVVALTAELEAALEGSDLDAAVSQVVRGTYQKYQRIIFNGDGYSSAWHEEAEKQRGLLNLRTTLDAIEHLNSEKNAQLFAKFGILNGRELDARQEIMYDIYFKTVNIEGETTEYVAQTQILPAALSYLAELGQAGSGRAAQGVSQEVGGVADELYDALQKLREQNAALGGDEVHEKAHHMRDAVLPAMADVRNAADRLERLVAGKFWPMPIYRQMLFVK, encoded by the coding sequence ATGAATCCAGACTTCGATGTGAGATCCGCCGCGCGCAACTGGGACGTCGACAAGACCACGACGGCCACCCCCGTCGAACTCGTCAACGACCTGTTCGCCAGCGACGTGCTGACCCTGGAGCAGCTCAAGACCCGGCTGTCCAAGCCCGCCTACAAGAGCCTCCAGGCCACCGTGGAGCGCGGCGCGCAGCTCGACGCCAGCATCGCCGACACCGTGGCGCTGGCGATGAAGACCTGGGCCATGGAAAAGGGCGCGACCCACTACACCCACTGGTTCCAGCCGCTGACCGGCTCGACCGCCGAGAAGCACGACTCGTTCCTGAATCCGGCCGGCGACGGCGTGGCGATCATGTCCTTCTCGGGCAAGGAACTCATCCAGGCCGAGCCCGACGCCAGCTCCTTCCCCTCGGGCGGCCTGCGCGCGACCTTCGAGGCGCGCGGCTATACCGCCTGGGACCCCTCGTCGCCCGCCTTCATCATCCGACACACCAACGGCGCGACCCTGTGTATCCCCAGCGTCTTCGCCTCGTGGACCGGCGAGGCCCTGGACCTCAAGACGCCCCTGCTGCGCAGCGTGGAGGCCCTGAACAAGGCCGTGACGCCCGCCCTGAAGCTCTTCGGCGCGTCCGAGGGCACCCGCGTGGGCAGCAGCCTGGGGGCCGAGCAGGAATACTTCCTGATCGACGAGGAGTACTACTACCGCCGCACCGACCTCGTGATGAGCGGCCGGACGCTCTTCGGCGCTCAGCCCCCGCGCGGCCAGGAACTCGAGGACCACTACTTCGGGGCCATTCCCGACCGTGTCCTGAGCTTCATGACCGACGCCGAGATGCAGCTCTACGCGCTGGGCATTCCGGTCAAGACCCGCCACAACGAGGTCGCGCCCGGCCAGTTCGAGATCGCCCCGATCTTCGAGGACAGCAACATCGCCGCCGACCACCAGCAGCTCATCATGCAGGTGCTGCGCACGACCGCGCGCAAGTACGGCCTCGTGGCCCTGCTGCACGAGAAGCCCTTCGCCGGCATCAACGGCTCGGGCAAGCACTGCAACTGGAGCATGAGCACCAACAAGGGCGAGAACCTGCTCGACCCCGGCGACACCCCGCACGAGAACATGCAGTTCCTGTTCTTCTGCTCGGCCGTCATCAAGGCCGTGGACGAGCACCAGGACCTGCTGCGCGCCTGCGTGGCGAGCGCCAGCAACGACCACCGCCTCGGGGCCAACGAGGCTCCGCCCGCGATCCTCTCGATCTTCCTGGGCAGCGAACTGACCGACATCTTCGACCGGCTGGTCAGCGGTCAGGGCGGCGCGGGCAAGTCGGCGGGCCTGATGGGCCTGGGCAGCAGCGTCCTGCCCGAGATTCCGGTGCACGCGGGTGACCGCAACCGCACCAGCCCCTTCGCCTTCACCGGCAACAAGTTCGAGTTCCGCGCGGTGGGCAGCTCGCAGAGCATCTCCTTCCCCATCACGGTCCTGAACACTATCGTGGCCGACGCGGTCGTGGCCCTGACGGCCGAGCTGGAAGCCGCCCTGGAAGGCTCGGACCTCGACGCGGCCGTGAGCCAGGTGGTGCGCGGCACCTACCAGAAGTACCAGCGCATCATCTTCAACGGCGACGGCTACTCGTCGGCGTGGCACGAGGAGGCCGAGAAGCAGCGCGGCCTGCTGAACCTGCGCACCACGCTGGACGCCATCGAGCACCTGAACAGCGAGAAGAACGCCCAGCTGTTCGCCAAGTTCGGCATCCTGAACGGCCGTGAACTCGACGCCCGTCAGGAAATCATGTACGACATCTACTTCAAGACGGTGAACATCGAGGGCGAGACCACCGAGTACGTCGCGCAGACCCAGATTCTGCCCGCCGCACTGTCGTACCTCGCCGAGCTGGGGCAGGCCGGCAGCGGCCGCGCCGCCCAGGGCGTGAGCCAGGAAGTGGGCGGGGTCGCCGACGAGCTGTACGACGCCCTCCAGAAGCTGCGCGAGCAGAACGCGGCGCTGGGCGGCGACGAGGTCCACGAGAAGGCGCACCACATGCGCGACGCCGTGCTGCCCGCGATGGCGGACGTGCGCAACGCCGCCGACCGCCTGGAGCGGCTGGTCGCCGGGAAGTTCTGGCCCATGCCCATCTACCGCCAGATGCTGTTCGTGAAGTAA